The nucleotide sequence GTTTTGTTTCCAAACCGTAGTTAATATTGGCGCCAGCATCGGCATGTTACCGACTAAGGGCTTAACTTTGCCTTTTATCAGCTACGGCGGCAGCAGTTTGTGGGTCATGACAGCGGCTGTGACTGTGTTATTAAGAATCGATTATGAACGCCGCGTGCAGTTAACTCAGCCTCAAGGAGGCGCGCAGTGAGCCAAGTAGTCAATGAGACCGCGAGCCCAGTAGTGAGTCAGGCAATGAATCAAAAAAGAATTTTAGTCATGGCCGGTGGCACTGGCGGTCATGTATTTCCCGCGCTTGCGGTAGCTAAAGCCTTATCCCAGCAAGGCTGGCAAGTGCGCTGGTTAGGCACAGCCGACAGAATGGAAGCGCGCTTAGTGCCTAAATATGGCTTTGATATTAATTTCATTGATATCAAAGGCGTTAGAGGGAACGGGTTCATTCGCAAGTTAGCGGCGCCGTTAAAAATCCTGCGCTCTATTTGGCAGGCGCGGCAAGTCATTAACGAATTTAAGCCAGATGTCGTGCTCGGCATGGGCGGTTTTGCCAGTGGCCCAGGCGGCGTTGCTGCCAAACTTGCGGGTATTCCGTTAGTGCTGCATGAGCAAAATGCCATAGCAGGCATGACCAACAAGTTATTAGCGCGCATTGCCACCCGGGTCTTATGCGCCTTTGCTAATACTTTTGATGGGCTGCGCAGCGATGCCATCACAGTCGGTAATCCGGTGCGCACTGAGCTAATAGCGCTGGGGCAAGAAGCTCATACGGTTCATGATGACAGCCTTAATGTGTTAGTAGTGGGCGGCAGTTTAGGCGCCAAAATTTTAAATGATGTGATGCCGCAAGTGGTGGCCAATATTGCGCCGCA is from Shewanella sp. SNU WT4 and encodes:
- the murG gene encoding undecaprenyldiphospho-muramoylpentapeptide beta-N-acetylglucosaminyltransferase, producing MNQKRILVMAGGTGGHVFPALAVAKALSQQGWQVRWLGTADRMEARLVPKYGFDINFIDIKGVRGNGFIRKLAAPLKILRSIWQARQVINEFKPDVVLGMGGFASGPGGVAAKLAGIPLVLHEQNAIAGMTNKLLARIATRVLCAFANTFDGLRSDAITVGNPVRTELIALGQEAHTVHDDSLNVLVVGGSLGAKILNDVMPQVVANIAPQHAITVWHQVGKGNESEVLSTYQQLRQQGAVKVAEFIDDMEAAYRWADVVICRSGALTVSELAAVGLPSVLVPYPHAVDDHQTLNAKVLVSAGAALLIPQSILTVDKLASKLALLASDKAELQLMGQNARQAAVLDSTERVAQVCIELAGKND